One Carassius carassius chromosome 28, fCarCar2.1, whole genome shotgun sequence genomic window carries:
- the meis3 gene encoding homeobox protein Meis3, whose amino-acid sequence MEKRYEELLQYPGSDAMPVGDYRDAMRSLPAPHYGHTVPDSLKHHRDQIYGHPLFPLLALVFEKCELATCSPRDSMSNSAHLLGMTNHSDVCSSDSFNDDIAAFAKQIRSEKPIFSSNPELDNLMIQAIQVLRFHLLELEKVHDLCDNFCHRYITCLKGKMPTDLVLEDREGGSKSDMEDFTGSCTNLSDQNQSWLRDPDDCVSTPSGTPSASCGLTSHSAENCSDAGDGLDGSVASPSTGEEDETDRDRRNNKKRGIFPKVATNIMRAWLFQHLSHPYPSEEQKKQLSQDTGLTILQVNNWFINARRRIVQPMIDQSNRSGQSAPYSPEGAALGGYGLDAQTHLGLRTAGLQGMPSLPTDYPGALLPQPAYSHAGPSLHPYPGPHTAMLLHPPPHSHPAEPLIGQGLDIHAH is encoded by the exons ATGGAGAAGAGG TATGAGGAGTTGTTGCAGTACCCAGGCTCTGACGCCATGCCTGTGGGAGACTACAGGGATGCCATGAGGTCACTTCCTGCACCTCACTACGGCCACACTGTGCCTGACTCCCTGAAACACCACCGGGACCAGATCTACGG TCATCCTCTGTTTCCACTTCTGGCTCTGGTATTTGAGAAGTGTGAACTTGCCACCTGCTCACCACGAGACTCAATGTCAAACTCCGCCCATCTCCTCGGCATGACCAATCACAGTGACGTCTGCTCCTCTGACTCGTTCAATGATGATATCGCGGCCTTTGCTAAACAA ATTCGATCAGAGAAACCTATCTTTTCATCGAATCCAGAACTGGACAATCTG ATGATCCAGGCCATTCAAGTTCTAAGGTTTCATCTATTAGAGCTAGAAAAG GTTCATGACCTCTGTGATAATTTCTGCCATCGGTACATCACCTGTCTTAAAGGCAAGATGCCCACTGATTTGGTGCTGGAGGACAGGGAGGGTGGATCCAAATCTGACATGGAAGATTTCACTGGCTCTTGCACCAATCTGTCAGACCAA AATCAGTCTTGGTTGCGAGATCCGGATGATTGTGTGTCGACCCCCTCGGGCACCCCCAGTGCCTCCTGTGGCCTCACCTCACACAGCGCAGAGAACTGCAGCGATGCTG GTGATGGGTTGGATGGAAGTGTGGCATCTCCCAGCACGGGAGAAGAAGAtgaaacagatagagacagacgaAACAACAAGAAAAGAGGAATCTTTCCCAAAGTTGCGACAAACATTATGAGAGCGTGGCTCTTCCAGCACCTGTCG CATCCGTACCCGTCCGAAGAACAGAAGAAACAGCTCTCCCAAGACACAGGTCTCACTATACTGCAGGTCAATAACTG GTTTATAAATGCCAGACGCAGAATAGTCCAGCCAATGATTGACCAGTCGAATCGCTCAG GCCAGAGTGCTCCATACAGTCCAGAGGGGGCGGCTCTAGGAGGATATGGGTTAGATGCACAGACTCATTTAGGTCTTAGGACAGCAG GACTTCAGGGAATGCCGTCCCTGCCCACAGATTACCCCGGGGCACTTCTGCCCCAACCGGCATACTCCCACGCTGGGCCATCCTTGCACCCGTACCCCGGCCCCCACACTGCCATGCTGCTCCATCCACCACCCCACAGCCACCCCGCTGAACCTCTCATAGGACAAGGCCTTGACATACATGCCCACTAA
- the LOC132108225 gene encoding ras and Rab interactor 2-like produces MMMKDSKEEFTTSENRENPASTVPNGVSKDETKHLSLLKGLRLCQDAWAPKSPWDSHGAHAALWGRPAGSFLVVQDSSSQDQLLCVSVGDRGEPVKEFPILTTGTALHLTASHLAFPDLFQLLHFYTVSRDVLPVCLLVPSWVYSLKSLPDHLIPLLGPKTWLCPSSDPLISSMKPETKDMAETMMCTIQVTAASGAMCFINPLYLQEHGDDWLTHSSASTVNLPMNFRRDKRLSTTRAWAGRGLQQRSSTLPDDNSSSFDHDRGSFEKNPDSPVPPSGVVLRRASGAGNEDPLKRASVDSIQSPLPQSPHRVSWIEDKIWLNSSLPSSLLQPPGLELDSLSVSSIEEESEAALNPSPSLPSPRLHLADKMKNRLSAVGQALGGLVSPHRRLSKRVQEMAERKSGAFAEAVRGFVEQTLASGVSPGVTCTEMLQEVRSSLTSLRETLFDCPEIQSITDSITDTPDFELDAMLELSLHKVALKPVYSHLYVCLKTARRNDGTLQRLEANKSTLENCSLEELEGTAGAGVPDSSMMDKIQQRWTTMHEAYSPSKKVDTLLKVCKNIYHSMNANAKPGTVFGADDFLPCLTWVLLRSDVATLQVDTDYMMELLDPLQLQGEGGYYLTSLYAALFYISSFRPRVAKRQLSAEAHRSLSQWHRRRTLHCNQSRRSRNRRTIRRHGPADGSRKTSDEQNSLNASTESRDPTDVMLASSDMQETLQGLDEELEAVKEEEEGQIQSKETLHLTSSKTQDKVGGDGVCWKEDN; encoded by the exons AGTTTCCTGGTGGTCCAAGACTCTTCGTCTCAAGACCAgcttctgtgtgtgtctgtgggggaCAGAGGGGAGCCGGTCAAAGAATTCCCCATCTTAACCACTGGAACAG CTCTTCACTTGACGGCATCACACCTGGCTTTCCCTGATCTCTTTCAGCTGCTGCACTTCTACACAGTGAGCAG GGATGTTTTGCCTGTCTGTTTATTGGTTCCCTCATGGGTTTACTCCCTTAAAAGTCTACCAGATCATCTCATTCCTCTGCTTGGTCCAA AGACCTGGCTTTGCCCCTCTTCAGATCCGCTGATTAGCAGTATGAAACCAGAAACCAAAGACATGGCAGAAACAATGATGTGCACTATACAG GTTACAGCTGCCAGTGGTGCCATGTGCTTCATCAATCCCTTGTACCTTCAAGAGCATGGTGATGATTGGCTTACTCATTCTTCAGCCAGCACAGTCAATCTTCCAATGAACTTCAGGCGAGACAAGCGGTTAAGTACCACGAGAGCATGGGCAGGGAGAGGACTCCAACAAAGGTCATCTACACTACCTGATGACAACTCTAGCAGCTTTGACCATGACAGAG GATCATTTGAGAAGAATCCAGACTCTCCAGTTCCCCCAAGTGGAGTTGTGCTTCGAAGGGCGAGTGGCGCCGGCAATGAAGACCCCCTAAAAAGAGCAAGTGTTGACTCTATTCAAAGCCCTCTCCCTCAGTCACCACACCGTGTGTCGTGGATAGAAGACAAGATATGGCTGAACTCATCACTTCCTTCCTCTCTGCTTCAACCACCCGGCTTAGAGCTGGACTCGCTGTCAGTCAGCAGTATAGAGGAGGAGTCTGAAGCAGCTTTAAACCCCTCCCCATCACTACCTTCACCCCGCCTCCACTTGGCAGATAAGATGAAGAACCGCCTCTCTGCAGTGGGTCAGGCTCTAGGTGGACTTGTGTCGCCACACCGGAGACTCAGTAAACGTGTCCAGGAGATGGCGGAACGGAAGAGTGGGGCTTTTGCTGAGGCTGTCAGGGGATTTGTTGAGCAGACTCTTGCAAGCGGGGTCAGTCCTGGAGTGACCTGCACAGAGATGCTGCAGGAAGTGCGTTCGTCTCTCACCTCTCTGAGGGAAACCCTGTTTGATTGTCCAGAGATCCAAAGCATCACAGACAGCATCACAGACACTCCGGATTTTGAGCTGG ATGCAATGCTGGAGCTTTCCTTACATAAAGTAGCTCTGAAGCCAGTTTACTCTCACCTTTACGTATGTCTAAAGACAGCACGCAGGAATGATGGCACTCTGCAGCGTTTAGAGGCCAACAAGAGCACCCTGGAGAACTGTAGCCTGGAGGAGCTGGAGGGCACAGCAGGGGCCGGGGTGCCAGATTCCAGCATGATGGATAAGATCCAGCAACGCTGGACCACAATGCATGAGGCCTATTCCCCCAGTAAAAAAGTTGACACCCTGCTCAAAGTCTGCAAGAATATCTACCATAGTATGAATGCTAATGCCAAGCCTG GTACGGTCTTCGGGGCAGATGACTTCCTGCCATGCCTGACATGGGTGTTACTGCGTAGTGATGTAGCTACACTTCAGGTGGACACTGACTATATGATGGAGCTGCTAGACCCCCTGCAACTACAAGGAGAGG GTGGGTACTACCTTACATCTCTCTACGCTGCCCTTTTTTACATCAGCAGCTTCCGGCCTCGTGTAGCGAAGCGGCAACTTAGCGCAGAAGCACACAGATCTCTCAGCCAATGGCATCGCAGACGCACACTGCACTGCAACCAATCACGCCGCAGCAGAAATCGAAGGACCATCCGGAGACACGGGCCAGCAGACGGAAGCCGAAAAACATCGGATGAACAGAACTCTTTGAATGCGAGCACAGAGTCCAGGGATCCGACTGACGTCATGCTAGCCTCCTCTGACATGCAAGAAACTCTCCAGGGTTTGGATGAAGAATTAGAGGCGGTAAAGGAAGAAGAGGAGGGACAAATACAGTCGAAAGAGACATTGCACCTCACCAGTTCTAAAACACAAGATAAAGTGGGAGGTGATGGAGTATGCTGGAAAGAAGATAACTAA